The following are from one region of the Microbacterium sp. BK668 genome:
- the pyk gene encoding pyruvate kinase — protein MRRAKIVATLGPATSTYEMVRAIIEAGVDVARFNLSHGDYSVHENNFANVRKAAEDAQRPVAILVDLQGPKIRLGKFEDGPHELAVGDIFKITTEDILGTKEIVSTTFKGLPADVKPGDFLLIDDGKVRVEVVETDGTVVTTKVVVAGPVSNNKGINLPGVAVNVPALSEKDEADLRWGLRIGADLIALSFVRDAKDVQRVHVIMAEEGRHVPVIAKIEKPQAVDNLEEIIDAFDGIMVARGDLGVELPLEAVPIVQKRAVELCRRMAKPVIVATQMLESMIDNPVPTRAETSDVANAVLDGADAVMLSGETSVGKYPVVVVETMARIVQSTEEHGLERILPLTAKPRTQGGAITLAAVEVADFVDAKYLCLFTESGDTARRMSRIRSKIPMIAFTPEPAIRRRMAVTWGVQSTLVEHVPHTDRMFIQVDDHLLSNDLAKVGDKVVVISGSPPGIVGSTNDIRVHKVGDAVHGAAPIYRQ, from the coding sequence GGCGACTACTCCGTGCACGAGAACAACTTCGCCAACGTGCGCAAGGCCGCTGAGGACGCGCAGCGTCCGGTCGCGATCCTCGTCGATCTGCAGGGTCCCAAGATCCGCCTCGGCAAGTTCGAGGACGGTCCGCACGAGCTGGCGGTCGGCGACATCTTCAAGATCACGACGGAGGACATCCTCGGCACGAAGGAGATCGTCTCCACGACCTTCAAGGGCCTGCCCGCCGACGTCAAGCCCGGCGACTTCCTCCTGATCGACGACGGCAAGGTGCGGGTCGAGGTCGTCGAGACCGACGGCACGGTCGTCACCACGAAGGTCGTCGTGGCGGGGCCGGTGTCGAACAACAAGGGCATCAACCTGCCCGGCGTCGCGGTCAACGTCCCTGCCCTCTCCGAGAAGGACGAGGCGGACCTGCGCTGGGGGCTGCGCATCGGCGCCGACCTCATCGCGCTGTCGTTCGTGCGCGACGCCAAGGACGTCCAGCGCGTGCACGTCATCATGGCCGAGGAGGGACGACACGTCCCCGTCATCGCCAAGATCGAGAAGCCCCAGGCCGTGGACAACCTCGAGGAGATCATCGACGCGTTCGACGGCATCATGGTCGCTCGCGGCGACCTCGGCGTCGAGCTGCCCCTCGAGGCCGTCCCGATCGTGCAGAAGCGCGCCGTCGAGCTGTGCCGCCGCATGGCGAAGCCGGTCATCGTGGCGACGCAGATGCTGGAGTCGATGATCGACAACCCGGTGCCCACGCGCGCCGAGACGAGCGACGTCGCCAACGCCGTCCTCGACGGCGCAGACGCCGTGATGCTCTCGGGCGAGACGAGCGTCGGCAAGTACCCCGTCGTGGTGGTCGAGACCATGGCCCGCATCGTCCAGTCGACCGAGGAGCACGGCCTCGAGCGCATCCTGCCGCTCACCGCGAAGCCGCGCACGCAGGGCGGGGCCATCACCCTCGCCGCGGTCGAGGTGGCCGACTTCGTCGACGCGAAGTACCTCTGCCTCTTCACCGAGTCGGGCGACACCGCTCGCCGCATGTCGCGCATCCGATCGAAGATCCCCATGATCGCGTTCACCCCCGAGCCGGCCATCCGCCGGCGGATGGCGGTCACGTGGGGCGTGCAGTCGACCCTCGTCGAGCACGTCCCGCACACCGACCGCATGTTCATCCAGGTCGACGACCACCTGCTGTCCAACGATCTCGCGAAGGTCGGCGACAAGGTCGTCGTGATCTCGGGATCGCCTCCCGGAATCGTCGGCTCCACCAACGACATCCGCGTCCACAAGGTGGGCGACGCTGTGCACGGCGCCGCGCCGATCTACCGCCAGTAG
- a CDS encoding PLDc N-terminal domain-containing protein codes for MFFWWILWIFYFAAYLYVIIFVIRDLFRDDKANGWIKALWIILLVFVPFLTGLIYVIVNGKGIAEREYEARRTAPENDSYIPQASSSPSEDIARAKALLDAGSISQGEFDALKSKALGNQYFGA; via the coding sequence GTGTTCTTCTGGTGGATTCTCTGGATCTTCTACTTCGCCGCCTACCTGTACGTCATCATCTTCGTGATCCGCGATCTGTTCCGCGACGACAAGGCGAACGGCTGGATCAAGGCCCTGTGGATCATCCTGCTCGTCTTCGTGCCGTTCCTGACGGGGCTCATCTACGTCATCGTCAACGGCAAGGGGATCGCCGAGCGCGAGTACGAAGCCCGCCGCACGGCGCCCGAGAACGACTCCTACATCCCGCAGGCCTCGTCGAGCCCCTCGGAGGACATCGCCCGCGCGAAGGCCCTTCTCGACGCCGGCAGCATCTCGCAGGGCGAGTTCGACGCTCTCAAGAGCAAGGCACTCGGAAACCAGTACTTCGGCGCATAG
- a CDS encoding hotdog fold thioesterase yields MSVDSPAPEDRLDWARARGVGALAEKMGFAWVEFTAERAVATMPVEGNTQPVGLFHGGAYVVLGESLGSMHANLHAGPGRLAVGIDINATHTRSATSGHVTGTCTPLHIGRSMTVHEIVVTDDQGRRCSTIRITNLIKDVA; encoded by the coding sequence ATGTCGGTGGACTCCCCCGCGCCCGAGGATCGGCTCGACTGGGCTCGCGCCAGAGGGGTCGGCGCGCTGGCCGAGAAGATGGGCTTCGCGTGGGTCGAGTTCACGGCCGAGCGCGCCGTGGCCACGATGCCGGTCGAGGGGAACACGCAGCCGGTCGGGCTCTTCCACGGCGGAGCCTACGTCGTGCTCGGCGAGTCGCTCGGCTCGATGCACGCGAATCTCCACGCCGGCCCCGGGCGGTTGGCGGTCGGCATCGACATCAATGCGACGCACACCCGCTCGGCGACGTCGGGGCACGTGACCGGCACGTGCACTCCTCTGCACATCGGCCGCAGCATGACGGTGCACGAGATCGTCGTGACCGACGATCAGGGTCGACGCTGCTCGACGATCCGCATCACGAACCTGATCAAGGACGTCGCCTGA
- a CDS encoding response regulator, protein MTEQDQAASATAPRRVVVAEDESLIRLDIVEILRDNGFDVVGEAGDGETAVALATELRPDLVIMDVKMPQLDGISAAEKLSKNHIAPVVLLTAFSQKELVERASEAGALAYVVKPFTPNDLLPAIEIALARYDQIITLEAEVADMVERFETRKLVDRAKGLLNEKMGLSEPEAFRWIQKASMDRRLTMQDVAKAIIEQLAPKKG, encoded by the coding sequence GTGACTGAGCAAGATCAGGCCGCCTCGGCCACGGCCCCCCGTCGCGTCGTCGTCGCGGAGGACGAATCGCTGATCCGCCTCGACATCGTCGAGATCCTCCGTGACAACGGGTTCGACGTCGTGGGCGAGGCCGGCGACGGCGAGACCGCGGTGGCGCTGGCCACCGAGCTGCGTCCGGACCTCGTCATCATGGACGTCAAGATGCCGCAGCTAGACGGCATCAGCGCCGCCGAGAAGCTCAGCAAGAACCACATCGCCCCGGTCGTGCTGCTGACGGCCTTCAGTCAGAAGGAGCTCGTCGAGCGCGCGAGCGAGGCGGGCGCACTCGCCTACGTCGTGAAGCCCTTCACGCCGAACGACCTGCTGCCGGCGATCGAGATCGCGCTGGCCCGCTACGACCAGATCATCACGCTCGAGGCCGAGGTCGCCGACATGGTCGAGCGCTTCGAGACGCGCAAGCTCGTCGACCGCGCCAAGGGGCTGCTCAACGAGAAGATGGGCCTGTCCGAGCCGGAGGCCTTCCGCTGGATCCAGAAGGCCTCGATGGACCGCCGGCTCACGATGCAGGACGTCGCCAAGGCGATCATCGAGCAGCTCGCTCCCAAGAAGGGCTGA